In the genome of Falsirhodobacter halotolerans, one region contains:
- a CDS encoding efflux RND transporter periplasmic adaptor subunit, translating into MNAFARAPAGVLALALGALMATCAWAQGRGPQAPQGPVRAGIVTLERGQVPVTVPLTGQAAAFREAQIRPLVAGLVTDILYDAGTEVRAGDPLFRIDPRTYDANLASAEAQLASAKAALPAAQATVDRFDRLAGTGVTQADVDTARVNLLQAQAAIRQAEAAVETARIDLDRATILSPIDGVAGISETSVGDLVTSGQADALTTVTTLDPIYVDLAQSSARMLQVRARIASGDMEAGDQLHIALRLENDEGYDGTGIVRAISSNVSTTTGTVRIRVEFANPDHLILPGMFVRARVTLGTANAFLIPQLAAGLEADGTISVWTLDDDDIAREVRLTSIGSTDNAWIVPQGLEDGTRLMVDNIDTMREGTQIDPVPVRIDASGVITETDS; encoded by the coding sequence ATGAACGCATTTGCACGCGCGCCGGCTGGCGTTCTGGCGCTGGCGCTTGGCGCGCTGATGGCGACATGCGCATGGGCACAGGGCCGCGGGCCGCAGGCACCGCAAGGGCCCGTCCGCGCCGGCATCGTCACGCTGGAACGCGGGCAAGTTCCGGTGACCGTGCCCCTGACCGGCCAAGCGGCGGCCTTCCGCGAGGCGCAGATCCGGCCCCTGGTCGCGGGGCTGGTGACCGACATCCTTTATGACGCGGGAACAGAGGTGCGCGCGGGCGACCCGCTGTTCCGCATCGACCCGCGCACCTATGACGCCAACCTCGCCTCGGCCGAGGCGCAATTGGCCAGCGCCAAGGCGGCCCTGCCCGCTGCCCAGGCCACGGTGGACCGGTTCGACAGGCTGGCGGGAACCGGCGTCACGCAGGCCGACGTGGATACCGCGCGCGTGAACCTGCTGCAGGCGCAGGCCGCGATCCGGCAGGCCGAGGCGGCGGTGGAGACCGCCCGCATCGATCTGGACCGAGCGACGATCCTCAGCCCCATCGACGGGGTGGCCGGCATCTCCGAAACCTCGGTCGGCGATCTGGTCACCTCGGGTCAGGCGGATGCGCTGACCACGGTGACCACGCTCGACCCGATCTATGTCGATCTGGCGCAATCCTCGGCGCGGATGCTTCAGGTGCGCGCCCGCATTGCCAGCGGCGACATGGAGGCGGGCGACCAGCTGCACATCGCGCTGCGGCTGGAAAACGACGAAGGCTATGACGGGACGGGGATTGTGCGGGCGATTTCGTCCAATGTCTCCACCACCACGGGGACGGTGCGGATCCGGGTGGAATTCGCCAATCCCGACCACCTGATCCTGCCCGGTATGTTCGTGCGCGCGCGGGTGACGCTGGGGACGGCCAACGCCTTCCTGATCCCCCAGCTTGCCGCGGGGCTGGAGGCGGACGGCACCATTTCCGTCTGGACGCTGGACGACGACGATATCGCACGCGAAGTGCGCCTGACCAGCATCGGCAGCACCGACAACGCCTGGATCGTCCCGCAGGGGCTGGAGGATGGCACCCGCCTGATGGTCGACAACATCGACACCATGCGCGAGGGCACCCAGATCGACCCGGTGCCGGTGCGCATCGACGCCTCGGGCGTCATCACCGAAACGGACAGCTGA
- a CDS encoding MarR family winged helix-turn-helix transcriptional regulator has product MPEITRSDFGTNIIMLGRRWRRLVDQDARTLGFTEAVWPPLLHLGLSGGGITQTALAARAGVDGSTLVRAVTQLIDAGLIERRPDMNDRRARRLYLTNKGEAAVLAITRIMTDLETRMLATFSAEEAHRAVALIRRIALSLEDKVTAPTKVTHP; this is encoded by the coding sequence ATGCCTGAAATCACGCGCTCCGACTTCGGCACGAACATCATCATGCTGGGCCGTCGCTGGCGGCGGCTTGTGGATCAGGACGCCCGGACGCTGGGCTTCACCGAGGCGGTGTGGCCGCCGCTTCTGCATCTGGGCCTGTCGGGCGGCGGGATCACGCAGACCGCGCTGGCGGCGCGCGCCGGGGTGGACGGATCGACACTGGTGCGGGCGGTGACGCAGCTGATTGACGCGGGGCTGATCGAACGCCGCCCGGACATGAACGACCGGCGGGCCCGCCGCCTGTATCTGACCAACAAGGGCGAGGCGGCGGTCCTCGCGATCACCCGCATCATGACCGATCTTGAGACGCGAATGCTCGCGACCTTCTCGGCCGAGGAGGCCCATCGCGCCGTCGCCCTGATCCGCCGCATCGCCCTGTCGCTGGAGGACAAAGTGACCGCGCCGACCAAGGTCACGCATCCGTGA
- the cobF gene encoding precorrin-6A synthase (deacetylating) yields the protein MDLSLIGIGSGNPDHLTLQAVRALTEADLVLIPRKGADKADLADLRHAILNALPRKPPVVEVDLPERDPAIADYATRVDRWHDAIARCWATALRDARPGGTGRVAVMVWGDPSLYDSSLRIAARVADHLPLTVRVVPGITAVQALCAAHAMPLNTVGAPVTITTGRQLRERGWGAGPDTLVVMLDGDCAFTTLDPAGVHIAWTAFAGMAQEVSIAGPLAEVGPRILAARAAARADHGWIMDTYRLQRGPHA from the coding sequence ATGGATCTGTCGTTGATCGGGATCGGATCGGGAAATCCCGACCATCTGACCTTGCAGGCCGTCCGCGCCCTGACCGAGGCCGATCTGGTCCTGATCCCCCGCAAGGGCGCGGACAAGGCGGATCTGGCCGATCTGCGCCATGCCATCCTGAACGCCCTGCCCCGCAAGCCCCCGGTGGTGGAGGTCGACCTGCCGGAGCGCGACCCCGCGATCGCGGATTACGCCACCCGGGTGGACCGCTGGCACGACGCCATCGCCCGATGCTGGGCCACGGCCCTGCGGGACGCGCGTCCGGGGGGCACGGGGCGGGTCGCCGTCATGGTCTGGGGCGATCCCTCGCTTTATGACAGCAGCCTGCGCATCGCAGCGCGGGTGGCGGACCATCTGCCGCTGACCGTGCGGGTGGTGCCGGGCATCACCGCGGTCCAGGCGCTGTGCGCCGCACATGCGATGCCCCTGAACACCGTGGGCGCGCCGGTCACCATCACCACCGGCCGCCAGTTGCGTGAGCGGGGCTGGGGCGCGGGCCCCGACACGCTGGTCGTGATGCTGGACGGCGATTGCGCCTTCACCACGCTGGACCCGGCGGGGGTGCACATCGCCTGGACCGCCTTTGCGGGCATGGCGCAGGAAGTGTCGATCGCGGGCCCGCTGGCCGAGGTGGGGCCGCGCATTCTGGCCGCCCGCGCGGCGGCGCGTGCCGATCATGGCTGGATCATGGATACCTACCGCCTGCAGCGGGGGCCCCATGCCTGA
- the cobA gene encoding uroporphyrinogen-III C-methyltransferase, whose translation MTVSFVSAGPGDPELLTLKAVARLQAADVVLFDDLASGPVLGHARAGADLIAVGKRAGRVSMKQDHISRLLVDHARTGARVVRLKSGDAGLFGRLEEEIAALTAAGIGYEIVPGVPSALAAAAAAGIPLTRRTTARRVQFVTGAGLDGDLPPGLNWPALADPAAVTVLFMGRRTFPAFAARLMAAGMPPETPALLAESVGHPEQSLSRHSISGLAALLADAPAGNLPTLVLYGALAEGE comes from the coding sequence ATGACGGTGTCCTTCGTTTCGGCCGGGCCGGGCGATCCCGAGCTGCTGACGCTCAAGGCCGTGGCGCGCTTGCAGGCGGCGGATGTGGTGCTGTTCGACGACCTCGCCTCCGGTCCGGTGCTGGGCCATGCGCGGGCGGGGGCGGACCTGATTGCGGTCGGCAAGCGCGCGGGCCGCGTGTCGATGAAGCAGGATCACATCAGCCGCCTGCTGGTCGATCACGCCCGCACCGGGGCGCGGGTCGTGCGGCTGAAATCCGGCGATGCAGGCCTGTTCGGGCGGCTGGAGGAGGAGATCGCCGCTCTGACCGCCGCCGGAATCGGATACGAGATCGTGCCCGGCGTCCCCTCGGCACTGGCCGCCGCCGCCGCCGCGGGCATCCCGCTGACCCGCCGCACCACCGCGCGGCGGGTGCAGTTCGTGACCGGGGCGGGCCTTGACGGCGATCTGCCGCCGGGGCTGAACTGGCCCGCGCTGGCCGATCCCGCCGCCGTGACGGTGCTGTTCATGGGGCGCCGGACCTTCCCCGCCTTTGCCGCGCGTCTTATGGCCGCAGGAATGCCCCCCGAAACCCCGGCCCTGTTGGCCGAAAGCGTTGGTCACCCTGAACAATCCCTGTCCCGCCATTCGATTTCCGGGCTTGCGGCCTTGCTTGCCGATGCCCCGGCGGGCAATCTTCCGACGCTTGTCCTTTATGGGGCGTTGGCGGAAGGGGAGTGA